A region from the Geobacter benzoatilyticus genome encodes:
- a CDS encoding leucyl aminopeptidase produces MNVTAVAHDPVSFASPLLVLGCCEGKFADDALVAAMNVKLEGILASLFESGEFTGKLNSTMLIHTYGRLAAERLLLVGLGKRNELNLEKVRQAAGSAAKAVCSSRVPRFASLLHRPASSLPRAIDASLEGYLLGNYRFDVYKTQNMNEPLLEEMVMLARDESERGVMEKAVSDCMTVCNAVHFARDLVSQPGNVATPAYLANRAIDMAGRCGITCRVLEREEMESLSMEGILSVAKGSHNSPRFIILEYMTDVPKKRPVVLVGKGVTFDSGGISLKPREGMERMKDDMAGAAAVMGAMAAAAGLRLPLNIVGLIPVVENMPGGGAYKPGDVVRTMSGKTVEIVNTDAEGRMILADSLHYAQRYRPAALVDLATLTGACLVALGTIASGVMGNDSALIRTLMSAGESTGERLWELPLWDEYGELLKSDIADMKNSGGSHAGTISAAWFLQRHVGKTKWAHIDIAGTAWEEKGRPYNPKGATGVGVRLLVEYLQKTYCR; encoded by the coding sequence ATGAACGTCACCGCTGTTGCCCATGATCCCGTGTCCTTCGCATCTCCGCTTCTTGTGCTCGGATGTTGCGAAGGAAAATTTGCTGACGATGCACTTGTGGCGGCCATGAACGTAAAGCTCGAGGGCATACTGGCGTCGCTTTTCGAAAGTGGTGAATTCACGGGGAAGCTCAATAGTACAATGCTCATCCACACTTATGGCCGCCTGGCGGCAGAGCGCCTTCTTCTGGTGGGATTGGGCAAGCGGAACGAGTTGAATCTTGAAAAAGTGCGGCAGGCTGCGGGCTCTGCCGCCAAGGCGGTGTGCTCATCCCGAGTGCCGCGTTTTGCGTCTCTTTTGCACCGGCCGGCTTCTTCCCTCCCCAGGGCAATTGATGCTTCCCTTGAGGGTTATCTTCTGGGGAACTACCGATTTGATGTCTACAAAACCCAAAATATGAATGAACCACTTCTTGAAGAAATGGTTATGCTGGCGCGGGATGAATCCGAACGGGGGGTGATGGAAAAAGCGGTGAGTGATTGCATGACAGTCTGCAATGCAGTTCATTTCGCCAGGGACCTGGTTTCCCAGCCGGGCAACGTGGCAACTCCGGCGTATCTCGCAAATCGAGCCATCGATATGGCGGGACGTTGCGGCATAACTTGCCGCGTGCTTGAGCGTGAAGAAATGGAAAGCCTCTCCATGGAGGGAATACTTTCTGTAGCCAAGGGGTCTCACAATTCACCCCGTTTCATTATCCTCGAATATATGACGGATGTGCCGAAAAAAAGGCCGGTGGTCCTTGTCGGCAAGGGGGTGACTTTCGACTCTGGGGGGATATCGCTGAAACCCCGTGAGGGAATGGAGAGGATGAAGGACGATATGGCGGGAGCCGCTGCTGTTATGGGTGCCATGGCCGCCGCCGCCGGCCTCCGGTTGCCGCTCAACATTGTCGGCCTCATTCCTGTGGTCGAGAATATGCCGGGAGGGGGGGCCTACAAGCCGGGGGATGTGGTTCGTACCATGTCGGGGAAGACCGTTGAAATCGTAAATACTGACGCCGAAGGGAGAATGATCCTGGCTGACTCCCTCCACTATGCCCAGCGCTATCGTCCAGCCGCGCTGGTTGACCTGGCCACGCTCACAGGTGCTTGTCTTGTGGCGCTCGGCACCATCGCTTCCGGGGTGATGGGGAACGATTCTGCGCTTATCCGCACACTAATGTCTGCCGGTGAATCCACCGGTGAAAGGCTTTGGGAGCTTCCCCTTTGGGATGAGTATGGCGAACTGCTGAAGAGCGATATTGCAGATATGAAGAATTCCGGCGGATCCCATGCAGGCACAATCTCCGCCGCATGGTTCCTTCAGCGCCACGTGGGCAAGACAAAATGGGCTCATATTGATATAGCTGGCACTGCCTGGGAGGAGAAGGGGCGCCCATATAATCCCAAGGGAGCTACAGGCGTTGGCGTCAGGCTCCTTGTGGAGTATCTTCAAAAAACTTATTGTCGCTGA
- a CDS encoding DegQ family serine endoprotease, translated as MKLVSLRFLRGIALAATLVALLAGESVATLPSPDFVTLAEKLKPTVVNISTTKNNTALQRRLHRQPSPSLDPFQDFFERFFEEAPRRPQRERSLGSGFIISSKGFIITNNHVISGADEIKVRLSDGREFTAELKGADEKLDLALIKIDDKAEFPVAELGDSSDIKVGEWVMAIGNPFGLAQTVTAGIVSAKGRVIGSGPYDDFIQTDASINPGNSGGPLFNAEGKVIGINTAIVAGGQGIGFAIPVNMAKEVLPQLEEKGKVTRGWLGVTMQPMSAELAKSFGLEGGKGALISDVVKDGPAARAGLKSGDIILEFGGQKISEMNELPRLVAATPVGTTVALKALRNGQIREFTVSVGRLADGGDENNQQPVDDAFGLMVRELTKELASSMGLTESQGVVVTGVKRGSSAEFGGFQPGDIILEVGGKAVASVAEYQKAASIYKKGETVRFLLRRGESKHFLALKVE; from the coding sequence ATGAAGCTGGTTTCACTGCGGTTTTTACGGGGAATTGCATTAGCCGCCACCCTGGTGGCCCTTCTGGCCGGAGAGTCCGTTGCAACGCTTCCCTCTCCGGATTTTGTGACGCTTGCCGAGAAGCTCAAGCCGACCGTTGTCAACATCAGTACCACAAAAAACAATACTGCACTTCAGCGCCGCCTGCATCGGCAGCCGTCCCCGTCTCTCGATCCGTTTCAGGATTTTTTCGAGCGTTTCTTTGAGGAAGCACCCCGTCGGCCCCAACGCGAGCGGAGCCTTGGTTCAGGTTTCATCATAAGCAGCAAGGGGTTTATTATTACCAACAATCACGTCATTTCCGGGGCAGATGAGATAAAAGTTCGGCTCTCCGATGGCCGCGAATTTACTGCCGAACTAAAAGGTGCCGACGAAAAACTGGACCTTGCTCTTATCAAGATTGATGATAAAGCGGAGTTTCCCGTGGCAGAACTTGGCGACAGTTCCGACATAAAGGTTGGAGAGTGGGTTATGGCCATCGGCAACCCCTTCGGACTTGCGCAAACCGTCACGGCGGGGATCGTCAGTGCAAAGGGGCGCGTAATCGGCAGCGGTCCCTATGATGATTTCATCCAGACCGATGCCTCCATTAACCCCGGCAACTCCGGCGGCCCCCTTTTTAATGCCGAAGGTAAGGTCATCGGCATTAACACCGCCATTGTGGCCGGCGGGCAGGGGATCGGTTTTGCCATACCCGTCAACATGGCCAAAGAAGTTCTTCCCCAACTCGAGGAGAAGGGGAAAGTGACTCGCGGCTGGCTCGGTGTCACGATGCAGCCCATGTCAGCGGAACTGGCCAAATCGTTCGGTCTCGAAGGGGGAAAGGGAGCTCTTATCTCTGATGTGGTCAAAGACGGACCGGCAGCCAGGGCGGGGCTCAAGAGCGGCGACATAATTCTTGAGTTTGGCGGGCAGAAAATATCGGAAATGAATGAATTGCCGCGTCTGGTTGCCGCAACACCTGTCGGGACGACGGTTGCCCTGAAGGCTCTCAGGAATGGACAGATCAGGGAATTCACGGTTTCTGTCGGCAGGCTTGCTGACGGTGGAGACGAGAACAACCAGCAGCCTGTCGACGATGCCTTTGGTCTCATGGTTCGCGAACTGACGAAGGAGCTTGCATCGAGTATGGGGCTGACGGAAAGCCAAGGCGTGGTCGTCACCGGCGTCAAGCGGGGAAGCAGCGCCGAGTTCGGCGGATTTCAGCCCGGCGATATCATTCTTGAGGTGGGAGGAAAGGCTGTGGCCTCTGTTGCGGAGTACCAGAAGGCTGCCAGCATATACAAGAAGGGAGAGACCGTCCGTTTCCTCTTGCGCAGAGGCGAGAGCAAGCACTTTCTTGCTCTTAAGGTAGAATAA
- the gspC gene encoding type II secretion system protein GspC has protein sequence MKKLYTISIILLILNCLAAARIGAALLSYRLSHSVPKTAATPPSATRIATDEGLMVFAPIVEKGLFGRATQGALTPLAAAAPTASGAAPESTPADLLLVGTARGSFRETFALIRSTTPPEERVFRLGDQVFNRGTLVSVQKESVEILSGGKRIKLLTPLATPAEPPPGPQQAATPDGATQTAPGSFIIDQRLLNSALDNISQVMTDARLLPSVKDGKVEGFRVSEVKPSGIFAMIGIKNGDVLHKINDLPVDSPERAIQSLASLKGQNRIKLDLVRDGQPSTFSYDIR, from the coding sequence ATGAAAAAACTTTATACTATTTCCATCATCCTACTCATCTTGAACTGCCTGGCCGCAGCACGGATTGGCGCTGCCCTGTTGAGCTACCGCCTGTCCCACTCCGTACCTAAAACTGCCGCCACGCCCCCATCCGCAACCAGGATTGCCACCGACGAAGGGCTGATGGTCTTTGCGCCCATTGTCGAAAAAGGGCTTTTCGGGCGGGCCACCCAAGGGGCACTGACCCCCCTTGCCGCCGCAGCGCCAACCGCCTCAGGCGCCGCCCCTGAATCCACCCCGGCTGATCTTCTTCTCGTCGGCACGGCCCGCGGCTCATTCAGGGAAACCTTTGCCCTTATCCGCAGCACCACGCCACCAGAGGAAAGAGTTTTCAGGCTTGGCGACCAGGTCTTCAACCGGGGGACCCTCGTAAGCGTCCAGAAGGAAAGTGTCGAAATTCTCTCCGGAGGAAAGCGGATCAAATTGCTGACACCACTGGCAACGCCGGCCGAGCCGCCGCCGGGGCCCCAGCAGGCAGCAACCCCAGACGGAGCAACTCAGACCGCGCCGGGGAGCTTTATCATTGACCAGCGGCTTTTGAACTCGGCCCTTGACAATATCAGCCAGGTAATGACCGACGCTCGTCTGCTGCCAAGCGTAAAGGACGGAAAAGTCGAAGGTTTCCGGGTATCAGAGGTGAAACCGTCGGGAATCTTTGCCATGATCGGCATTAAAAATGGCGACGTACTTCATAAAATCAACGATCTTCCCGTAGACTCGCCGGAACGGGCAATCCAATCCCTTGCATCCCTCAAGGGGCAGAACCGGATAAAACTCGACCTGGTACGGGACGGACAGCCGTCAACCTTCAGCTACGACATCCGCTAA
- a CDS encoding type II secretion system protein GspJ, which produces MPATMRNNHGFTLIEVLVAILLLVIVAGALYASYFTVLRARDRVDEGGEQRRELRVTLDLIRRELDGAFYRTDDKRTRFVAEDRDLFGKPASTLEMVTVSPPSTDDRPASDLLLVKYGVKEEERRLSLTREAADLFGSVKPTPYPQMEEIEGFLVECYDSGKWVRSWNSELSPKLPERVRITVTLKDGEKTTDISVIARPRMR; this is translated from the coding sequence ATGCCTGCCACCATGCGCAATAACCACGGCTTCACCCTGATCGAAGTCCTGGTGGCAATACTGCTGCTCGTAATCGTAGCCGGTGCGCTCTACGCCAGCTACTTCACCGTCCTGCGCGCCCGGGACCGGGTGGATGAAGGGGGTGAACAGCGGCGGGAGTTGCGGGTAACGCTGGACCTGATCCGGCGTGAACTCGACGGGGCCTTCTACCGCACCGACGACAAGCGAACGCGGTTTGTGGCAGAAGACCGGGACCTCTTCGGCAAGCCCGCCTCCACGTTGGAAATGGTAACGGTGTCACCGCCATCCACGGATGACCGTCCCGCATCGGACCTGCTCCTGGTGAAATACGGCGTTAAGGAAGAGGAGCGACGGCTTTCACTGACCCGTGAGGCAGCAGACCTTTTCGGGAGCGTGAAGCCGACCCCCTACCCCCAGATGGAAGAAATCGAGGGGTTCCTCGTGGAGTGCTACGATAGCGGCAAATGGGTGCGGAGCTGGAACTCGGAACTTTCACCAAAGCTGCCCGAGCGCGTAAGGATCACCGTAACCCTCAAGGACGGGGAGAAAACCACCGATATCTCCGTTATTGCCCGGCCGAGGATGCGATGA
- a CDS encoding pilus assembly FimT family protein, translating to MPTSRAGTSSNRLNSPAGFTLMELLVVIALLAVAAGIVLPRLTVSSSMELNRSARQLAAAIRYVQDRAITGKTPHRMRMEPGTGIIRITRLQDDGSEGEPGESFLERPLLAEGVTVTDVITPGRGKTETGEAVLRFDMAGLGDFTVIHLKGEDEDDAMTIMAYPSGKVTVSEGYQEEPL from the coding sequence ATGCCGACATCGAGAGCTGGAACATCCAGTAACAGACTGAATTCACCGGCCGGTTTCACCCTCATGGAACTGCTGGTGGTAATCGCTCTCCTTGCGGTGGCGGCAGGCATCGTTCTTCCAAGGCTCACCGTCAGCAGCTCCATGGAGCTGAACCGTTCAGCCCGGCAGTTGGCGGCCGCGATCCGCTATGTGCAGGACCGGGCCATCACCGGCAAGACGCCCCACCGGATGCGGATGGAACCGGGCACCGGCATCATCCGGATAACCCGGCTCCAGGATGACGGCTCTGAAGGGGAACCGGGGGAAAGCTTCCTTGAACGGCCGCTCCTGGCCGAAGGGGTCACCGTGACCGACGTGATTACCCCGGGCCGAGGCAAGACAGAGACCGGCGAAGCGGTGCTCCGGTTCGACATGGCCGGTCTCGGAGATTTCACCGTGATCCACCTGAAAGGGGAAGACGAAGACGATGCCATGACCATCATGGCATACCCCTCCGGCAAGGTTACGGTTTCCGAAGGCTACCAGGAGGAACCCCTGTGA
- the gspF gene encoding type II secretion system inner membrane protein GspF has translation MQTFRYSAYTAGGRETTGFLEAESIKEARQRLKRDGLFPRELAPADEGGKSGKRRLFARRTGLAELALMTRRLATLAGSQVPIFEAVTTLGDQEEPGELKTALGRIRERLAEGASLARALSLEPKIFSESYVAMVAAGEASGSLETVLEKLALFLEEQRAIKSKVTSSLAYPLLMVVVGGGVMLFLLTFVIPKIVTIFEDNKAALPLITIALIKTSNLLRQFWWLLLGLAAGAVFLYRRLMTQESYRLRRDRLLLRIPVVGGLQRHLILSRFAKVLGLLLASGVPVIKSLEITAEVLVNRVYRGALYAITAELAEGGNLSGALRKSVLFPPLLVHLVAVGEKGGELEEMLEKAGTAFEREFDTSVSGLMALLEPLLVLAMGLAVGLVVLAVLLPIFELNQLVR, from the coding sequence ATGCAGACCTTCCGGTATAGCGCCTACACTGCCGGAGGCCGTGAGACCACGGGCTTCCTGGAGGCGGAAAGCATTAAGGAAGCCCGCCAGCGCCTCAAGCGGGACGGCCTCTTCCCTCGGGAACTGGCGCCGGCAGACGAAGGGGGGAAGTCTGGCAAGAGACGTCTCTTCGCCCGGCGTACCGGCCTCGCCGAACTGGCCCTCATGACGCGTCGACTGGCGACCCTTGCTGGTTCCCAGGTGCCGATCTTCGAGGCGGTTACCACGCTTGGAGACCAGGAGGAACCCGGTGAGCTGAAAACGGCCCTTGGCCGTATCCGCGAACGGCTGGCCGAAGGAGCAAGCCTTGCCCGGGCACTTTCCCTGGAACCGAAGATTTTCAGCGAAAGCTACGTGGCCATGGTGGCGGCCGGCGAGGCAAGCGGATCCCTGGAAACGGTGCTGGAAAAGCTGGCTCTTTTTCTGGAGGAGCAACGGGCCATCAAGAGCAAGGTGACATCCTCCCTGGCCTATCCGCTCCTGATGGTCGTCGTGGGTGGCGGGGTCATGCTCTTCCTTCTGACCTTTGTCATACCCAAGATTGTAACCATCTTCGAGGACAACAAGGCAGCCCTCCCCCTCATCACCATCGCCCTCATCAAGACGAGCAACCTCCTGCGCCAGTTCTGGTGGCTGCTCCTGGGGCTCGCCGCCGGCGCGGTCTTTCTCTATCGCCGCCTCATGACCCAGGAGTCCTACCGGCTGCGGCGCGACCGGCTGCTCCTGCGGATTCCCGTTGTGGGAGGGCTCCAACGCCATCTGATTCTCTCCCGTTTCGCCAAGGTGCTGGGGCTCCTTCTGGCAAGCGGCGTCCCGGTCATAAAGTCCCTGGAGATAACCGCCGAGGTCCTGGTGAACAGGGTATACCGGGGAGCACTCTATGCAATCACGGCTGAACTGGCCGAAGGGGGGAACCTCTCGGGGGCTCTCCGCAAAAGCGTGCTCTTCCCTCCCCTCCTGGTACACCTGGTGGCGGTGGGGGAAAAGGGGGGAGAGCTTGAGGAGATGCTGGAAAAGGCGGGAACCGCCTTCGAGCGGGAGTTCGACACCTCAGTCTCGGGGCTGATGGCTCTCCTGGAACCGCTCCTTGTCCTTGCCATGGGGCTTGCCGTTGGGCTTGTGGTGCTGGCGGTGCTCCTCCCCATTTTCGAACTGAACCAGCTTGTACGCTGA
- the gspE gene encoding type II secretion system ATPase GspE, whose product MTDTSNAEQIAGKLGIPFITEVEEGAADVALLSRLPLAFARGHLVLPLRERDGKLLVVAGNPADLAAIDEVRGVYGLPLEMVAAPEKAVLEAVNRLYGRLGSTAQEVVEELVGEDLSVIATELSEPKDLLDLTDEAPVIRLLNSILSEAVKERASDIHIEPYERELEVRFRIDGILYRKLAPPKVVQEALVSRVKIMAGLNIAEKRLPQDGRIRVIVAGRDVDIRVSIIPTFFGERTVLRLLDKQKGIISLSAIGMSDNGVAAMERLLERTSGIILVTGPTGSGKSTTLYAALNRLNSPEKNIITIEDPIEYQIKGIGQIQVNSKIDLTFAQGLRAILRQDPDIVMVGEIRDAETAEIAMQASLTGHLVLSTLHTNDSATAIARLVDMGIEPFMVASSLSAVLAQRLVRRICPHCREPYTPEREYAGITLPSTLYRGRGCEKCYGLGTWGRVGIYELLPVDGEICSMIIRREPAGTIKEYAISRGMRTLREDGLAKAAAGITTIEEVLRVTQEEYADLPV is encoded by the coding sequence ATGACCGACACCAGCAACGCGGAACAGATTGCCGGCAAACTCGGCATCCCCTTCATAACAGAGGTGGAAGAAGGAGCGGCGGACGTCGCCCTTTTGTCCCGTCTCCCCCTTGCCTTTGCCCGGGGACACCTCGTTCTCCCCCTGCGGGAGAGGGACGGCAAGCTCCTGGTGGTGGCCGGCAATCCGGCTGACCTCGCGGCCATCGATGAAGTGCGCGGCGTCTACGGCCTGCCGCTGGAAATGGTGGCAGCGCCGGAGAAAGCCGTTCTCGAGGCGGTGAACCGCCTCTACGGCCGGCTCGGAAGCACGGCCCAGGAAGTGGTGGAAGAACTGGTGGGTGAAGACCTCTCCGTCATCGCCACCGAGCTCTCGGAGCCCAAGGATCTCCTGGACCTGACCGACGAGGCCCCGGTCATCCGGCTCCTCAACTCCATCCTCTCCGAAGCGGTAAAGGAGCGGGCCAGCGACATCCACATCGAGCCCTACGAACGGGAACTGGAGGTGCGGTTCCGGATCGACGGCATCCTCTACCGGAAGCTGGCTCCCCCCAAGGTGGTGCAGGAGGCCCTGGTTTCCCGCGTGAAGATCATGGCCGGCCTCAACATCGCCGAGAAACGCCTCCCCCAGGATGGCCGCATACGGGTCATCGTGGCGGGACGCGACGTGGATATCCGGGTATCCATCATTCCGACCTTTTTCGGCGAGCGGACCGTGCTCCGGCTTCTGGACAAGCAAAAAGGCATCATCTCCCTGTCCGCCATCGGCATGAGTGACAACGGCGTTGCCGCCATGGAGCGCCTCCTTGAGCGCACCAGCGGCATCATACTCGTAACCGGCCCCACCGGCAGCGGCAAGTCCACTACCCTCTACGCTGCCCTCAACCGGCTCAATTCCCCCGAGAAAAACATCATCACCATCGAGGACCCCATCGAGTACCAGATAAAGGGAATCGGCCAGATCCAGGTAAACTCCAAGATCGATCTCACCTTCGCCCAGGGGCTCCGCGCAATCCTGCGGCAGGACCCGGACATCGTCATGGTGGGAGAAATCCGTGACGCCGAGACGGCGGAAATCGCCATGCAGGCTTCCCTCACCGGCCACCTGGTCCTCTCCACCCTGCACACCAACGATTCGGCCACCGCCATTGCGCGCCTTGTGGACATGGGAATCGAGCCGTTCATGGTGGCATCATCCCTGTCGGCGGTGCTGGCCCAGCGCCTCGTGCGGCGCATCTGCCCCCACTGCCGGGAGCCCTACACCCCCGAGCGTGAGTACGCCGGCATCACTCTCCCCTCCACCCTCTACCGGGGGAGAGGATGCGAGAAATGCTACGGCCTCGGCACCTGGGGCCGGGTCGGAATCTACGAGCTTCTTCCCGTAGATGGCGAAATCTGCTCCATGATAATCCGGCGCGAGCCGGCCGGCACCATCAAGGAATACGCAATTTCCCGTGGAATGCGGACTTTGCGGGAAGACGGCCTTGCCAAGGCGGCAGCCGGGATCACCACCATCGAAGAGGTCCTGCGGGTGACCCAGGAGGAGTATGCAGACCTTCCGGTATAG
- the gspD gene encoding type II secretion system secretin GspD has protein sequence MFRSISARLASAALFISLLTPLPALAKGVVLNFSDVDIATMVKFISDLTGKNFVLDERVKGKISVYSPSKLSTDEAFSVFTSVLEVKGFTIVPAGKVYKIVPTAQAKQSGMKLLTAADRIPVSDAYVARIIPLERIAAQEAVTFLQPIVSKDGYIAALGSNNMLMVVDSALNIQKLTGMLAQADSAQKRSEAETIFLKNATAESVASVIREWLGGRGSRSAVPGQAGQQQGASTAGVLVIPDSRLNAIVISGNKRDTDEIKKLVALMDVVPPTSSSKINVYYLENADATEVGKVLDGIIKGVPATTQPTAAGAAAAIPSQSPFEGSKISVTPDKATNSLVIMASPADYQNLLQVIQKLDKRRRQVFVQAVIAEVSLDKAKELGLSLAVSGGGVSGNTAAAGVFDPFNFVGGSDPQQSLIFEVLQGLAQSPGANLQLGGALKALISNGAVNVLSTPNIMTSDNKEAEIFVGENVPFLTSTNLTSTGLSQQSIERKDTGITLRITPQISEGEFVKLDIYQEISAVKDSIGQAQDLITTKRSAKTAVVVKDKETVVIGGLIQDRDTETVNKIPLLGDIPLLGWLFKTKSTRREKTNLMIVLTPRIIRGADEMAEISNMQRGKFDEAIKLQTPFNLEREELKTQP, from the coding sequence GTGTTCAGAAGCATCTCTGCAAGGCTCGCATCGGCGGCACTTTTCATCTCTCTTCTCACCCCCCTGCCCGCCCTCGCAAAAGGAGTGGTCCTCAACTTCAGTGATGTGGATATCGCCACAATGGTCAAGTTCATCAGCGACCTGACCGGCAAAAACTTCGTCCTGGACGAACGGGTAAAGGGAAAAATTTCCGTCTACTCTCCCTCCAAGCTTTCCACGGATGAAGCATTCAGCGTTTTCACATCGGTTCTGGAAGTTAAGGGGTTCACCATCGTGCCGGCGGGCAAGGTCTACAAAATCGTCCCGACCGCCCAGGCGAAGCAGTCGGGAATGAAGCTCCTGACAGCAGCGGACCGGATACCGGTGAGCGATGCCTATGTGGCGAGAATCATCCCCCTGGAGCGGATTGCAGCCCAGGAAGCCGTTACTTTTCTCCAGCCAATCGTCTCCAAGGATGGCTATATTGCGGCCCTCGGCTCCAACAACATGCTCATGGTGGTGGATTCCGCCCTCAATATCCAAAAGCTGACCGGCATGCTCGCCCAGGCCGACTCCGCCCAGAAACGCTCGGAAGCGGAAACCATCTTCCTTAAGAACGCCACGGCCGAAAGCGTAGCCTCGGTAATCCGCGAATGGCTCGGCGGCAGAGGATCCCGCTCCGCCGTCCCAGGCCAGGCAGGGCAGCAACAGGGGGCATCCACGGCCGGCGTGCTGGTCATTCCCGACAGCAGGCTCAACGCCATTGTCATCTCCGGAAACAAACGGGACACGGATGAAATCAAAAAACTGGTCGCCCTGATGGATGTGGTCCCCCCCACGTCAAGCAGCAAGATCAATGTATATTACCTGGAGAATGCCGATGCCACCGAGGTGGGGAAAGTCCTGGACGGCATCATCAAGGGGGTGCCTGCCACCACCCAGCCGACGGCCGCGGGAGCAGCGGCGGCAATCCCGTCCCAGTCCCCCTTCGAGGGGAGCAAGATATCCGTCACCCCCGACAAAGCCACGAACTCACTGGTGATCATGGCTTCTCCGGCCGATTACCAGAACCTTCTCCAGGTTATCCAGAAACTCGACAAACGGCGCCGTCAGGTTTTCGTGCAGGCGGTCATTGCCGAGGTCTCCCTGGATAAGGCAAAGGAATTGGGGCTCTCGTTGGCCGTAAGCGGCGGCGGGGTATCCGGCAACACCGCCGCGGCCGGGGTGTTCGACCCCTTTAACTTCGTGGGCGGAAGCGACCCTCAGCAGAGCCTCATTTTCGAAGTGCTGCAGGGGCTGGCCCAGTCGCCGGGGGCAAACCTCCAGCTTGGGGGCGCGCTCAAGGCCCTGATTTCCAATGGCGCTGTGAACGTCCTCTCCACCCCCAACATCATGACCTCCGACAACAAGGAGGCCGAGATCTTCGTGGGCGAAAACGTTCCGTTCCTCACGTCAACCAACCTGACATCCACTGGCCTCTCCCAGCAGTCCATCGAGCGGAAGGATACCGGTATCACGCTGCGGATAACCCCCCAGATCAGCGAGGGGGAATTCGTAAAACTCGACATATACCAGGAAATATCAGCCGTTAAGGACAGCATCGGACAGGCGCAGGACCTGATTACCACCAAGCGCTCAGCAAAGACCGCAGTGGTCGTAAAAGACAAGGAAACAGTGGTTATCGGCGGCTTAATCCAGGACCGCGACACCGAAACAGTCAACAAGATTCCGCTCCTCGGCGACATTCCCCTGCTGGGTTGGCTGTTTAAAACGAAGTCGACCCGCCGGGAAAAAACCAACCTAATGATAGTTCTCACCCCGCGAATTATCCGGGGTGCCGATGAAATGGCCGAGATATCCAACATGCAGAGGGGAAAGTTTGATGAAGCCATCAAGCTGCAAACCCCCTTCAACCTCGAACGGGAAGAGTTGAAAACACAACCATGA
- the gspI gene encoding type II secretion system minor pseudopilin GspI produces MRQSPASPCLNDRGFTLLEVMIALAIMAGVVFTVIGSVNYHLSIVDRNRKESVAILLARQKLAELEDETDLPEKEKGTFAPAQPEYAWEMTSSKTELAQLKRITLAVTWDDNKRSVALVRYLAP; encoded by the coding sequence GTGAGGCAGAGTCCCGCATCGCCATGCCTCAACGACCGCGGGTTCACGCTTCTCGAGGTTATGATAGCACTCGCCATTATGGCCGGAGTCGTTTTCACCGTCATCGGCTCGGTGAACTACCACCTCTCCATAGTGGACCGGAACCGGAAGGAATCAGTGGCCATTCTCCTTGCACGGCAAAAACTGGCGGAACTTGAAGATGAAACGGACCTCCCGGAAAAGGAGAAGGGTACCTTTGCCCCGGCCCAGCCGGAATACGCATGGGAAATGACGTCCTCGAAAACTGAACTGGCACAACTGAAAAGGATAACGCTCGCCGTAACCTGGGACGACAACAAGCGAAGCGTTGCCCTTGTCAGGTATCTGGCGCCGTAA
- the gspG gene encoding type II secretion system major pseudopilin GspG, producing MINRLRGNRGFTLIEIMVVIAILALLAALVAPKLIGRSDDAKVADAKIQIKNLETALKLYKLDNGIYPSTEQGLAALIEKPTVGQIPNKYKAEGYLESKQVPKDPWGNDFAYLSPGEHGDYDLYSLGADGVKGGEEKNADIESWNIQ from the coding sequence ATGATCAACAGACTTCGCGGCAATCGCGGCTTCACTCTCATCGAAATCATGGTAGTCATCGCCATCCTGGCGCTTCTGGCTGCCCTTGTGGCTCCGAAGCTTATCGGCCGTTCCGACGACGCCAAGGTCGCCGACGCAAAAATTCAGATCAAGAATCTGGAGACGGCCCTCAAGCTCTACAAGCTTGACAATGGAATATATCCCTCCACCGAGCAGGGACTGGCAGCACTTATTGAAAAGCCCACGGTTGGGCAGATCCCCAACAAATACAAGGCGGAAGGTTACCTGGAAAGCAAGCAGGTCCCCAAGGACCCCTGGGGGAACGATTTCGCCTACCTCTCTCCGGGCGAACACGGCGACTATGACCTGTACTCCCTCGGCGCCGACGGTGTGAAGGGGGGCGAAGAGAAGAATGCCGACATCGAGAGCTGGAACATCCAGTAA